The proteins below come from a single Halictus rubicundus isolate RS-2024b chromosome 13, iyHalRubi1_principal, whole genome shotgun sequence genomic window:
- the Csn4 gene encoding COP9 signalosome subunit 4 isoform X1, with the protein MVATAAAVRQQLTNLAYSGGSHKDQAEKYRAILDSIVLSSGEELVDALKIFIEAIVNEYVSLVISRQILTDVSARLSFLPDEISKAVSHYTLDKIQPRVISFEEQVASIRQHLADIYERNQNWREAANVLVGIPLETGQKQYTVDYKLETYLKIARLYLEDDDPVQAEAFINRASLLQAESKNERLQIYYKVCYARVLDYRRKFIEAAQRYNELSYRTIIHEDERMTALRNALICTVLASAGQQRSRMLATLFKDERCQQLPAYSILEKMYLDRIIRRSELQEFEALLQPHQKACTIDGLGSTILDRAVIEHNLLSASKLYNNITFEELGALLEIPPTKAEKIASQMITEGRMNGYIDQIDSIVHFETRETLPTWDKQIQSLCYQVNQIIEKIAQTEPEWITKAMEDQMVH; encoded by the exons ATGGTGGCGACGGCAGCTGCTGTACGTCAACAACTCACGAATTTAGCGTATTCTGGTGGCTCTCACAAAGATCAAGCGGAAAA GTATCGAGCGATTTTGGACTCAATAGTATTATCGTCCGGCGAAGAATTAGTTGATGCTTTGAAGATATTTATTGAAGCAA TTGTCAATGAATATGTCAGTTTGGTCATTTCAAGACAAATTTTAACAGATGTTAGTGCACGGTTGTCATTTTTACCTGATGAAATATCAAAGGCTGTTTCACATTACACATTGGATAAA ATTCAACCACGCGTCATCTCTTTTGAAGAGCAAGTTGCTAGCATAAGACAACACTTGGCAGATATTTATGAACGTAATCAAAACTGGAGAGAGGCAGCTAATGTTTTAGTTGGAATACCCTTAGAGACAGGGCAAAA GCAATACACAGTTGACTATAAACTTGAAACCTACCTTAAAATTGCACGACTATACCTAGAAGATGATGATCCAGTACAAGCTGAAGCGTTTATAAACAGAGCATCTCTTTTACAA GCTGAGTCCAAAAACGAGCGGTTgcaaatttactacaaagtttgttatGCTAGAGTACTAGATTACAGAAGAAAGTTTATCGAAGCAGCTCAAAGATATAATGAATTGTCATATAGAACTATTATACACGAAGATGAACGAATGACCGCACTTAGAAATGCATTAATTTGTACAGTACTAGCTTCAGCag GACAACAAAGAAGCCGTATGTTAGCTACCTTGTTTAAAGATGAACGTTGTCAACAACTTCCTGCTTATTCAATTCTTGAAAAGATGTACTTGGATCGCATCATTCGACGATCTGAACTACAAGAATTTGAAGCCTTATTACAACCTCACCAAAAAGCATGTACAATCGATGGATTAGGATCAACAATACTTGACCGTGCCGTTATAGAACATAACTTATTATCTGCtagtaaattatataataatataacattTGAAGAATTGGGTGCTTTGTTGGAAATTCCACCGACAAAAGCAGAGAAAATTGCTAGCCAAATGATTACAGAAGGACGAATGAATGGATATATTGATCAAATTGATTCGATCGTACATTTTGAGA cACGTGAAACTTTACCAACATGGGATAAACAAATACAGTCTCTTTGCTACCAAGTGAaccaaataatagaaaaaatcgCTCAGACTGAACCAGAATGGATAACGAAAGCAATGGAAGATCAAATGGTACATTAA
- the Csn4 gene encoding COP9 signalosome subunit 4 isoform X2: MVATAAAVRQQLTNLAYSGGSHKDQAEKYRAILDSIVLSSGEELVDALKIFIEAIVNEYVSLVISRQILTDVSARLSFLPDEISKAVSHYTLDKIQPRVISFEEQVASIRQHLADIYERNQNWREAANVLVGIPLETGQKQYTVDYKLETYLKIARLYLEDDDPVQAEAFINRASLLQAESKNERLQIYYKVCYARVLDYRRKFIEAAQRYNELSYRTIIHEDERMTALRNALICTVLASAGQQRSRMLATLFKDERCQQLPAYSILEKMYLDRIIRRSELQEFEALLQPHQKACTIDGLGSTILDRAVIEHNLLSASKLYNNITFEELGALLEIPPTKAEKIASQMITEGRMNGYIDQIDSIVHFETRETLPTWDKQIQSLCYQVNQIIEKIAQTEPEWITKAMEDQM; the protein is encoded by the exons ATGGTGGCGACGGCAGCTGCTGTACGTCAACAACTCACGAATTTAGCGTATTCTGGTGGCTCTCACAAAGATCAAGCGGAAAA GTATCGAGCGATTTTGGACTCAATAGTATTATCGTCCGGCGAAGAATTAGTTGATGCTTTGAAGATATTTATTGAAGCAA TTGTCAATGAATATGTCAGTTTGGTCATTTCAAGACAAATTTTAACAGATGTTAGTGCACGGTTGTCATTTTTACCTGATGAAATATCAAAGGCTGTTTCACATTACACATTGGATAAA ATTCAACCACGCGTCATCTCTTTTGAAGAGCAAGTTGCTAGCATAAGACAACACTTGGCAGATATTTATGAACGTAATCAAAACTGGAGAGAGGCAGCTAATGTTTTAGTTGGAATACCCTTAGAGACAGGGCAAAA GCAATACACAGTTGACTATAAACTTGAAACCTACCTTAAAATTGCACGACTATACCTAGAAGATGATGATCCAGTACAAGCTGAAGCGTTTATAAACAGAGCATCTCTTTTACAA GCTGAGTCCAAAAACGAGCGGTTgcaaatttactacaaagtttgttatGCTAGAGTACTAGATTACAGAAGAAAGTTTATCGAAGCAGCTCAAAGATATAATGAATTGTCATATAGAACTATTATACACGAAGATGAACGAATGACCGCACTTAGAAATGCATTAATTTGTACAGTACTAGCTTCAGCag GACAACAAAGAAGCCGTATGTTAGCTACCTTGTTTAAAGATGAACGTTGTCAACAACTTCCTGCTTATTCAATTCTTGAAAAGATGTACTTGGATCGCATCATTCGACGATCTGAACTACAAGAATTTGAAGCCTTATTACAACCTCACCAAAAAGCATGTACAATCGATGGATTAGGATCAACAATACTTGACCGTGCCGTTATAGAACATAACTTATTATCTGCtagtaaattatataataatataacattTGAAGAATTGGGTGCTTTGTTGGAAATTCCACCGACAAAAGCAGAGAAAATTGCTAGCCAAATGATTACAGAAGGACGAATGAATGGATATATTGATCAAATTGATTCGATCGTACATTTTGAGA cACGTGAAACTTTACCAACATGGGATAAACAAATACAGTCTCTTTGCTACCAAGTGAaccaaataatagaaaaaatcgCTCAGACTGAACCAGAATGGATAACGAAAGCAATGGAAGATCAAATG TAA
- the LOC143360570 gene encoding voltage-dependent anion-selective channel, which translates to MAPPTYSDLGKSARDVFGQGYHFGLIKIDVKTKTTSGVEFSSGGVSNQDTGKVFGTLETKYKISDYGLTFSEKWNTDNTLATNVVLADKLLKGLTLGYSCTFSPQTGTKTGKLNTSYKHENVSANADFDLSLSAGPLINASAVVGYQGWLAGYQACFDTQRNKLTKNNFALGFTASDFTLHTAVDNGREFSGSIYHKVKPDLQGAINLAWNSSNNVTQFGIGTKYDLDKDASVRAKINSHLQVGLGYQQKLRDGVTLTLSTNIDGKNFGSGGHKIGFALDLQA; encoded by the exons ATGGCTCCACCAACATACAGTGACTTAGGCAAAAGTGCTAGAGACGTATTCGGTCAAGGATATCATTTTGGTCTAATTAAAATAGATGTCAAAACAAAAACTACTTCTGGCGTAGAATTCTCTAGTGGCGGAGTATCTAATCAGGATACTGGAAAAGTATTTGGTACCTTGGAAACCAAATACAAAATTAGTGATTATGGGCTAACATTTAGTGAGAAATGGAATACTGATAACACACTTGCTACCAATGTTGTTCTTGCTGATAAATTGCTCAAGGGTCTTACTCTTGGTTATAGCTGTACTTTCTCTCCACAAACAGG GACAAAAACTGGAAAATTAAACACATCTTATAAACATGAAAATGTTTCTGCAAATGCAGATTTTGATCTCAGCCTTTCAGCTGGCCCTTTGATTAATGCGTCGGCAGTTGTAGGATATCAAG GATGGCTTGCTGGTTATCAGGCCTGTTTTGATACACAAAGAAATAAACTTACAAAGAACAACTTTGCACTTGGTTTCACTGCCTCTGATTTTACACTTCACACAGCAGT GGATAACGGACGTGAGTTCAGTGGTTCCATTTACCATAAGGTAAAACCAGACTTGCAAGGAGCAATCAATCTTGCTTGGAATTCTAGCAATAATGTTACACAATTTGGAATTGGTACAAAGTACGATCTTGACAAAGATGCAAGTGTCAGAGCTAAAATAAATTCGCATCTCCAAGTAGGCCTGGGATATCAACAAAAATTACGTGATG GTGTAACACTGACACTTTCTACAAATATCGATGGAAAGAACTTTGGTTCTGGTGGACATAAGATTGGCTTTGCATTAGACCTTCAAGCTTAA
- the Csn4 gene encoding COP9 signalosome subunit 4 isoform X3, giving the protein MLVHGCHFYLMKYQRLFHITHWIKILIVEIQPRVISFEEQVASIRQHLADIYERNQNWREAANVLVGIPLETGQKQYTVDYKLETYLKIARLYLEDDDPVQAEAFINRASLLQAESKNERLQIYYKVCYARVLDYRRKFIEAAQRYNELSYRTIIHEDERMTALRNALICTVLASAGQQRSRMLATLFKDERCQQLPAYSILEKMYLDRIIRRSELQEFEALLQPHQKACTIDGLGSTILDRAVIEHNLLSASKLYNNITFEELGALLEIPPTKAEKIASQMITEGRMNGYIDQIDSIVHFETRETLPTWDKQIQSLCYQVNQIIEKIAQTEPEWITKAMEDQMVH; this is encoded by the exons ATGTTAGTGCACGGTTGTCATTTTTACCTGATGAAATATCAAAGGCTGTTTCACATTACACATTGGATAAA AATTTTAATTGTTGAGATTCAACCACGCGTCATCTCTTTTGAAGAGCAAGTTGCTAGCATAAGACAACACTTGGCAGATATTTATGAACGTAATCAAAACTGGAGAGAGGCAGCTAATGTTTTAGTTGGAATACCCTTAGAGACAGGGCAAAA GCAATACACAGTTGACTATAAACTTGAAACCTACCTTAAAATTGCACGACTATACCTAGAAGATGATGATCCAGTACAAGCTGAAGCGTTTATAAACAGAGCATCTCTTTTACAA GCTGAGTCCAAAAACGAGCGGTTgcaaatttactacaaagtttgttatGCTAGAGTACTAGATTACAGAAGAAAGTTTATCGAAGCAGCTCAAAGATATAATGAATTGTCATATAGAACTATTATACACGAAGATGAACGAATGACCGCACTTAGAAATGCATTAATTTGTACAGTACTAGCTTCAGCag GACAACAAAGAAGCCGTATGTTAGCTACCTTGTTTAAAGATGAACGTTGTCAACAACTTCCTGCTTATTCAATTCTTGAAAAGATGTACTTGGATCGCATCATTCGACGATCTGAACTACAAGAATTTGAAGCCTTATTACAACCTCACCAAAAAGCATGTACAATCGATGGATTAGGATCAACAATACTTGACCGTGCCGTTATAGAACATAACTTATTATCTGCtagtaaattatataataatataacattTGAAGAATTGGGTGCTTTGTTGGAAATTCCACCGACAAAAGCAGAGAAAATTGCTAGCCAAATGATTACAGAAGGACGAATGAATGGATATATTGATCAAATTGATTCGATCGTACATTTTGAGA cACGTGAAACTTTACCAACATGGGATAAACAAATACAGTCTCTTTGCTACCAAGTGAaccaaataatagaaaaaatcgCTCAGACTGAACCAGAATGGATAACGAAAGCAATGGAAGATCAAATGGTACATTAA